Sequence from the Pseudophaeobacter arcticus DSM 23566 genome:
TGCGGTGCGCACTTCGATTTGTTCACCCGGCAGGATCTGGCGCAGCCGCTCTTTGAATTCCGTGACATCGGCAGCCACCCGCACATTCACATTGGTGATCAGCTTGCCCGAGGCATCCAGCAGGGTCAGCGTGGTCAGGCCGGGGGATTTGCCCAGCACATAGATGGTGCGGTCGGACAGCGAAGAGATGTCGGCGATGTTGGGGTTGGCAATGCTCAGCTCGGCAAAGGGGTCATCGCTTTCGACCACCACCGCGCGGTTCATCGGCACGTCCAACGTGACAGAGGTGCCGCGTTTGACCTCACGCAACCCATTGGCCAGAGAAGCCTCTGGCGCAGCCATACAGAGCAGCGATAGCCCAGTGAGAGCCGCCGCCATAAATCCACGAATTCTCATGTGACCTGCCTTTCCGATCACGCCTCATTTTCGGGTCTTTTTGCCCGTCGTTTTGCAGCACTCTGCGGCAATTTGCGAATTATTGCAAGAATCAAAGGCTTCTGGCAGGGAGTTGCAGTCATTTCCCTGTGGGACAGCAGCAACAGAAATCGCCGGGCCATCCCAAAGGACAGCCCAGCGGCGGAGGGTAATTTGTTGACAATACAGCCCTTCCTGACCAATTGGCCTAACCAATCAGCTCAGAGGCTCTGGGTTGGGCGCTGCGCCTTAGTTGGTGCAGGGGATCGGGATTTCGACCACTTCGGCGCCACGACGGGTGCGGATGGTGCAGACCCGTTTTTGCTCGACCGGCGCGGGGGCCAGTTGTTCACCAAGTCCCAGAAGACTGCGCTGGTTCACCTCGACAACCGAGGCCACAGTGTCATCACCGGCGCCCACAAGCGAGAGCGACAGCCGACCCGTTGTTTGCGCCTGAGCCAATGCGGCCACCTGTTCTGGCTGCACCGCAACGGTGACGGTGCGGGCAATTGTGGCGCCGTTGACTTCGCTGCTGGCGCTTTGGTCCACCGCGATCAATTCGATGCTGGGTTCAATAAGCCGGGTGATCTCTTGCCCGCCGCGATTTGCTCCATGCTGCACGCTGCCGGTCCAGTAGACATCCACATGATCGCCGGGGCGCAGGAAGCCAGACACACCTGAGGACACATCAACGCTGATGGCAAAAGCCCGCATGCCGCGTCGCAGCTGCGAGGTAATGCCGGCATCCTGACCTGGATTGGTCAGCTTGGCCTCCAGCAGGGCCTCATCCTTTTCCATGGTGCGCAACACCACCCGCAGATCGCCGGGATTGGCCGGGGGAAACAGGGCCTCCAGCGAGGTAAAGGCACCTTCGGGGATGGATTCACTGGGCCAACGCACCTTGCGCACCGAGTCTTTGGTGAGCCGTTCGCCGTATTTCAACTGGCTGTTTGCCACAAAAACGTCTGTGGTTGGGATCACTTCGCCACGATTGGCGCGCTCCCGGGCAAGTTCGTTCTGGTAGGCGGAAATGTAGTTCTTTGCCATCATCACAGCGCCGCCAGCGAGGGCGACCCCGACAATAAGGACGAGTCCAAATACTGCGCGCATTGTGTATGACCTTTCACGGTGGGGACCGACCCCACCTCGGGGGCGGAGCCAGCATATTGATTAGTCTTGCAGTGACAAAGTGCGCCTTTCTGGCGCGAG
This genomic interval carries:
- the cpaB gene encoding Flp pilus assembly protein CpaB, which encodes MRAVFGLVLIVGVALAGGAVMMAKNYISAYQNELARERANRGEVIPTTDVFVANSQLKYGERLTKDSVRKVRWPSESIPEGAFTSLEALFPPANPGDLRVVLRTMEKDEALLEAKLTNPGQDAGITSQLRRGMRAFAISVDVSSGVSGFLRPGDHVDVYWTGSVQHGANRGGQEITRLIEPSIELIAVDQSASSEVNGATIARTVTVAVQPEQVAALAQAQTTGRLSLSLVGAGDDTVASVVEVNQRSLLGLGEQLAPAPVEQKRVCTIRTRRGAEVVEIPIPCTN